In one Notolabrus celidotus isolate fNotCel1 chromosome 1, fNotCel1.pri, whole genome shotgun sequence genomic region, the following are encoded:
- the si:dkey-33m11.6 gene encoding calcium/calmodulin-dependent protein kinase II inhibitor 2, with protein sequence MSEVLPFNEENMSHYGNEGDEGHLSFTCRLQDTNNFFNGSQNKRPPKLGQIGRSKRVVIEDENGDEEGKNGTEKTPAEA encoded by the exons ATGTCGGAAGTGCTACCTTTCAACGAAGAAAATATGAGTCATTATGGAAATGAGGGCGACGAGGGACACCTTTCCTTCACCTGTCGTCTTCAAGACACCAACAACTTCTTCAATGGCTCACAGAACAAACGTCCGCCCAAACTCGGACAAATAGGCAGGAGCAAACGGG TTGTGATTGAGGATGAGAATGGCGACGAGGAAGGAAAAAATGGGACAGAGAAGACCCCAGCAGAGGCTTAG